Proteins from a genomic interval of Amycolatopsis sp. cg13:
- a CDS encoding DivIVA domain-containing protein — protein sequence MSFTAEDLAEVAFGNAPIGRRGYAKQEVDDFVRRIAKTIADEDDLTAAEVHHVLFSKPLIGKRGYDEREVDQFLDEVEAQLAELSGRRAPMIPGSRDHTEATAGRASWPVVAEAPAERLPGR from the coding sequence ATGTCGTTTACCGCCGAGGATCTCGCTGAGGTCGCTTTCGGTAACGCCCCGATCGGCCGGCGCGGCTACGCCAAGCAGGAGGTCGACGACTTCGTGCGGCGGATCGCCAAGACGATCGCCGACGAGGACGACCTCACCGCGGCCGAGGTCCACCACGTGCTGTTCTCCAAGCCGTTGATCGGCAAGCGCGGGTACGACGAGCGCGAGGTCGACCAGTTCCTCGACGAGGTGGAGGCGCAGCTGGCCGAACTGTCCGGAAGGCGGGCCCCGATGATCCCGGGAAGCCGCGACCACACCGAGGCCACCGCGGGACGCGCCTCCTGGCCTGTTGTCGCCGAGGCACCGGCCGAACGGCTGCCCGGCCGGTAA